A stretch of Henckelia pumila isolate YLH828 chromosome 4, ASM3356847v2, whole genome shotgun sequence DNA encodes these proteins:
- the LOC140866342 gene encoding vacuolar iron transporter homolog 4-like, translating into MAAPNQVQMTIVKDNADHQTPCNINLHESKEDFDFSQRAQWLRAAVLGANDGLVSIASLMMGVGAVKTDVKAMILTGFAGLFAGACSMAIGEFVSVYSQLDIEVAQMKREKRAVENNAVLSKEDKENLPNPFQAALASALAFSLGAVFPLLGAAFIEEHIVRLWVVVGATTVALVGFGGIGAVLGRTKVVKSCVRVLVGGWMAMGITFGLTKLLGSSGLQM; encoded by the coding sequence ATGGCTGCTCCAAACCAAGTGCAAATGACGATTGTTAAAGACAATGCTGATCATCAAACCCCATGCAACATTAATCTCCATGAATCGAAAGAGGACTTCGACTTCTCGCAAAGGGCACAATGGCTTCGAGCTGCTGTTCTTGGAGCCAATGATGGGCTGGTATCCATTGCATCATTAATGATGGGAGTTGGAGCGGTTAAAACGGACGTAAAAGCCATGATCCTCACCGGCTTTGCAGGACTATTTGCCGGTGCTTGTAGCATGGCAATCGGAGAATTTGTTTCCGTGTATTCTCAGCTAGATATTGAGGTGGCACAGATGAAAAGAGAGAAGAGAGCGGTGGAAAATAATGCTGTTTTGAGTAAAGAAGATAAAGAAAATCTTCCGAACCCTTTTCAGGCAGCCTTGGCATCCGCTCTAGCGTTTTCTTTGGGGGCTGTTTTCCCGTTGCTCGGGGCCGCGTTCATAGAAGAACACATAGTGAGGCTCTGGGTGGTGGTTGGTGCCACCACGGTGGCTTTGGTCGGGTTCGGTGGCATCGGGGCGGTTTTGGGGCGGACCAAGGTGGTAAAGTCTTGTGTTAGGGTTCTTGTGGGAGGGTGGATGGCTATGGGTATTACTTTTGGTCTTACTAAGTTGCTTGGATCAAGTGGCCTGCAAATGTGA